The following DNA comes from Paraburkholderia phytofirmans PsJN.
ATGAAGGTCGACGCACAGGCAGGCGCATCGAACGCCGCTGTGCGCGGCATCCACCCTGAATTACAACGAGGAGAACGAATATGGCTGAACGGGTCAGCGGCCCTTACCGCGGTTATTACATCAGCGCCGCCGCGCGCCTCGTACCGGCGGCCGACGCGCCGGCTACGACCGCAGGCAGCGCGAGCGGGACTTACGTCGGCTCGGTGAGCCTGGCTGAACACGGTCCGGACGATCCTCATCGTATGGAAACCTTGCTCGAACTCGGCGACGGCCAGCGCTTCGGCAGCGAGGAGGAGGCGCTCGCCTTCGTCGAGCAGGCGGCGCGCGATTACATCGACCGCTTGCTGGGAGGCGCTTGATGGCGGGGCGTAAGGTGGAGCAAAGCGTCGCCGGGCGGGTCGGCAAAACTGCCGATGAAAGCTTGGCCGCAGGCTGGACCTCGGTCCGGCCGCGCGAGTACCATATCGACGTTCTCCGGCGCCGGCCGGTTCTCGCCGGCGCCGGTTTCCCGCCGGATCTTTCTGATGAGGCAACCATGGAAATTCGGTTTCCCGCGGACGCGCCTGCTTACCGCGACTCGAATCTGACCGTTGTCTTCCCCGCACTGGTGGATGGCGAACCGGTGCCGTGCGCGATCTCCGTGGAAGCGCTCGAAGATCACTTCGGCGCCTATTCCGAGGACCTGGAAGGCTGGATGCGTGCTTTCGACGCCGGACGTCCGCGCATCGAAGCGGTCGCGCGCGAGCACTTGCAGATCAGTAACGGCACGCCTGTGCTGCTGAAGAGCGGTCACTTTCCGCCGGGCAATGTCGCGGGGTGATGGCGCTGTCCGAAAGAGAATGCGGCTGCGCGGGCCGCATCGTAATTGCAGCGGATTGGCGGTCAGACGCGTTATCGTTGATGAGCATTTGCGACTGAGCGAGCCATAGCGCATTTGCATGCGCTGACCTGAAGTGCCGCACGCTGCAAATCCTCGCGCAGCTCGCCAACGCCACCCGCCACCCGCCGACTGGCTGGTGAACAGTTGCGACTGAGTGGGCCGTGCGAGAGCCATGGCGAATTTGCACGCGCTGACTGAAGTGCCGCACGCCGCAAATCCACGCAGTTCGCCAACCCAACGCAGCTCGCCAACCCAACGCAGCTCGCCAACCCCACGCAGCTTGCCAACCCAACGCCACTTGCCACACCCCGACGACCTTCGCGCCGTTGTTCAAACCGCGCTCGCGGCGCTGCCGTTTGCTCCCGCATTCGCCGATGCCGCTTCGCGCGCGGCATCGAATGCATGGCGGATCCCTTCTTCGTAGGACGTTCTGGCGATCGGGCCAATCAGTTCGGTCAACGCCGAGTCGTCGAGCACGAGCGGTTCGGTCATCAGGTAATTCATTTCCACCAGTTCCCGCATCAACGGATTGAACAGGCCGAGCACGCGCAGCAGCGTCTTGCCGGCCACCATCAGCTTGGGTTGGCGGCCCGCCAGCGCATAGGCCTGCCGTGCCACTTCGCGCTGCGTGATGGTCCCCGCGCCGGCGAGGTGCCACCAGCGTCCATATGCCTCGGGCGTGCGCGTGAGCTTTTCGACCACCGGCCCGATATCCGGCAGATAGATGAATTCATGCGGCACATCCGCAGGCCCGATCACCTGCGCGCGCTTGCCGTTTGCCGCGGCTTCGAACACGCCGTTCAGCAGGCTGCGCTCGATATTCGGGCCGTAGAAGTCGGGCAGGCGCAGCACGAGCGTCGAGAGGCCATTGTGGCCATGCGCCGCCAGCACCAGGTTTTCCTGCGCGAGGCGCATTTGCCCCTTGAACGTGTGCGGCTGCCGCGGATGATCTTCGCGGACCGGGTTGCCGCGCGCGCGGCCGTACGGATACACCGTGCCGATCAGAATGAAGCGTTCGACGCCCGCCGCCGTCACGCCCGCAAGCGTTCTCTCCATGAGCGGCGGATGCGCGGCGAACTGGTCGTAGGGCACGCCGACCAGATAGATCACCGTTTGCAGACCTTGGGACGCCGCGCGGATCGAGGCGGGGTCGTCCGGATTCCACGTGACGATCTCGGCGTGCGGATCGTGGCCGAACGCGGCCTCGAGCGGCTGACGCGAACGGCCGACCACGCGGTAATCGCGACCCGCCGCGCTGAGCGCCGCCGCGATGACCTGGCCGGCCGCGCCCGCGGCGCCGAATAAACCCACCTTGCCTGTCTCTTGCATGACTACTCCCTGAGGCGGCGCCGGATCGCGTCCGCATGATTTTGTGACTGATGGAGAGAAATTTAGTGAACACCGTTCAGTGAACAGTGTTCAGTTTAATTTGACTTTTCAGTTTGTCAACCCGAAAATGTTCGTCATGGGAATCGCTGAACGAAAGAACCGCCAGAAGCAGGCACTGCGCGAACGCATCCTCGATGCCGCGCGGCGCATCGTGATGCGCGAAGGCTTTGCCGCGTTGTCCATGCGCAAGATCGCCGACGCCATCGAATATTCACCGGCCACGCTTTACCTGCACTTCGCAAGCCGCGATGAGATCGCGCAGGCCTTGTGCGCGGAAGGCTATGCGCAACTACTGGAAACGTTTGTGCCGCTCGCGGGCATTGCCGATCCGGCCGAGCGGCTCAAGGCGCTCGGCCGGGCGTATGTGGCCTTCGGCGTTGCGCATCCGGAAACGTACCGGCTGATCTTCATGGAAGATCCGAGCTACACGGGCGCGGCGTTGGGCGGAGCGGTGAAGGGTAAGGCGGTGGCGGATCCGGCTAATGCCGGGGCGGCGTCCGGCGCTGCGGCGACGAGCGAGGACACCGGAGCCAGCGCGGCTGACGAAGCGAGCAGCGAAACGGCCGCTACCGAGGCCGACCCCGGAGAAGCCGCCTTGCACATCATGATTTCCGCGCTCGACGAACTCAAAGCGGCGGGGCGGCTGTCGGCGTCGATGGATGTGGCGGTGTGGGCCGAGGCGTTCTGGGCAAACTTGCACGGCATCGTCGCACTGAATCTGACGTGCCCCGTGTTTCCGACCGCGCCGCTCGATACCGTGGTGGGCGTTGCGCTCGACGCCTGGTTGGGCGCATCGCATGCAGAACAAGCGCCGACGGGCGCCGTGGGCAGCGCCGGCACGCGCAAGAAGAAATCGCCCGGAACGCGTCTCGAATCGGCAGCGCAACCGGACAACGATCTCGACGCTCAACCGTTAGCTAAAAAACCGGCGAAAGCCACAGCGAGCGGTGTCACCGCGCCGCCCGCCAGGCGCAAAATCACGAGCGCGTGATAACGTTCAATTCCACCTCAATTTGCGCGGTTGCGCTTAGCTCTCCATGTCCATTTCCGCCTCGCCCGACGTCAGCGACGAAGTCGCGACTTACGTAGCCAACCGCATCGGTTTCATCGAACTGGACAGGCCGAAGGCGCTCAATGCGCTGTCGACCGGCATGATTCGCGCGATGCACGCGGCGCTCGACCAGTGGCGCGAAGATCCGGACGTGCTCGCCGTCGTGGTGCGCAGCCGGCACCCGCGCGCGTTCTGCGCGGGCGGCGACATCCGCTTTCTCTATGAGTCGGCGCAGCGCGGCGAGCACGATGCGCGCGACACGTTTTTCATCGAGGAATACCGGCTCAATCACGCGATCTTCACCTTCCCGAAGCCGTATATCGCGCTGATGAACGGCGTGGTGATGGGCGGCGGCATGGGCATTTCGCAGGGTGCGCATCGCACAGGCGGTCTGCGAGTCGTCACGAATTCGACGAAGATGGCGATGCCTGAAACCCGCATCGGCCTGTTTCCCGATGTCGGCGCGGGTTGGTTTCTGGCTCGCACGCCCGGCGCGATCGGCCGTTATCTCGCGGTGACCGGCGAAACGATCGGCGCGGCCGACGCGCTTTACGCAGGTCTTGCCGACACCTACATCGACGACGCGGCCTTGCCCGCGCTGGTCGACACCTTGCGCAGCGAGCCTTTCGAGCGTGGTGCGGACGTGGTGGCGTGCATTGAACGCGAGGCGCTCGCGCATCAGGTCGTGCCGCAACCGGAGGCCTCGTCGCTGGCGCACGGGCGTGCGTTGATCGATCGTCACTTCGCGTTGCCCGATGTCGCTCGCATTCTTGCCTCGCTCCAAAGCGAGCGCGAGGCCGCCGATTGGGCCGAACAGATGATTTCGGTGTTGCGCGAACGTTCGCCGTTGTCGATGGCGGTGTCGCTGGAAGTGGTGACGCGCGCCGAAGGTTCGATGGCCGACGTGCTGCGTGGCGACCTCGATCTGACGCGCTCGAGCTTTCTGCACGGCGACACGATAGAAGGCATTCGCGCGCGCATCATCGACAAGGACAACGCGCCGCGCTGGCGCTTTGCGCGCATCGAAGACGTGAACGCCGCCGACGTCGAGAAGATGTTCGAGAGCCCGTGGCCGGCGAACGAGCATCCGCTGCGCGATCTGCGCGGTTAAACCCGAAGGATCAAAGCCGGGCGGCAAGCCATGACGCCGTGGCGCGCGGCATAGCGCTGTTGCAAACGACCGGCGGCTAAGCCGCCGCGCCGCTCATTCCTCGTCTTCGCTCGCCATGAAGGCGCGCATGAACACCAGCGCGCCCCAGCCCCACATCGCATTCGCGGCGAACCCCACGGAGAGGCGCGGCAGCATGTTGCCGCTCGGCCAGATGCCGCGCAGCGGGTCGATCACGAACACGCTCGCCGCCGTCAGCGCAATGCCGCCAAACACGAAGGCCGGCACCCACGGCGCACGCCGATGCGGCGCGACGCGCAACAGCCACGCCATCAGCACGGCCCAGAACGCACTCCAGATTGCGTTGGCGATGAACTCAGGCAAGCCGAGCGGTAAAAACGGCGCAGTGGAAAAACCGGTCGGCTCGATCATCCCGGCTGCGTGCAGCAGCGCCAGCGTCGAGTCGTGGAAGAACAGGGAAGCCAGAAAACCGGCGACGAACGGCAGGATGAGTTTTTGCATGCATTGCACCGCCAGGATACAGGCGGCGTGGTTCGCATGGCCTGTACCGGATTATTCGGAAAACGTGCGCCATTATATATAGACGTACCCCCCTTCCAGCGTACACGCCGCGCAACATCCGTATGCTTTAGCGTCGGGCTAATCACGAAAGTGGAAAACCTAAGCTAAAAAAAATCGTTCAAAAGCCGCAGCCCGATCCATAGACTGTTTCTCCATGCAGACGGCGTTTGCCGCCGTCGCCGTTTAATCGAGCGCATGACGCGCACGTTTGGTCGAGGGAAGCCGTTGCGATGTCCTGCCTGATGCCGATCTTCATCCGCCGCATGGCGCACGCGCGCCGGCCGGTCCGTTGTCGCCGCTAGCGCGCACCGGCACCGCATTTTTCCGTTTCTTTGCGCTGCACCGTCCGGCTGTGTGCCGGAGGCGTGTGCGCGGCCGGCCTGTGCGCGAACGCTCGACGCACCGTTTTCATTTAATCCAGTTTCGTACCTGCAGGAGCAGCAAATGAATGTGTTCTGGTTCATTCCGACTCACGGCGACAGCCGCTATCTCGGTACGTCCCAAGGCGCACGCGCAGCCGATTACGACTATTTCCAGCAGATCGCCGTCGCCGCCGATACGCTCGGCTACGAGGGCGTGCTGCTGCCGACGGGCCGCTCGTGCGAAGACGCATGGGTCGTCGCGTCGAGCCTGATCGCCGCGACCAAGCGGTTGAAGTTTCTGGTGGCGATTCGCCCGGGCATCTCGTCGCCGGGCTTGGCCGCGCGCATGGCGGCGACCTTCGACCG
Coding sequences within:
- a CDS encoding TetR/AcrR family transcriptional regulator, with the translated sequence MGIAERKNRQKQALRERILDAARRIVMREGFAALSMRKIADAIEYSPATLYLHFASRDEIAQALCAEGYAQLLETFVPLAGIADPAERLKALGRAYVAFGVAHPETYRLIFMEDPSYTGAALGGAVKGKAVADPANAGAASGAAATSEDTGASAADEASSETAATEADPGEAALHIMISALDELKAAGRLSASMDVAVWAEAFWANLHGIVALNLTCPVFPTAPLDTVVGVALDAWLGASHAEQAPTGAVGSAGTRKKKSPGTRLESAAQPDNDLDAQPLAKKPAKATASGVTAPPARRKITSA
- a CDS encoding NAD-dependent epimerase/dehydratase family protein; amino-acid sequence: MQETGKVGLFGAAGAAGQVIAAALSAAGRDYRVVGRSRQPLEAAFGHDPHAEIVTWNPDDPASIRAASQGLQTVIYLVGVPYDQFAAHPPLMERTLAGVTAAGVERFILIGTVYPYGRARGNPVREDHPRQPHTFKGQMRLAQENLVLAAHGHNGLSTLVLRLPDFYGPNIERSLLNGVFEAAANGKRAQVIGPADVPHEFIYLPDIGPVVEKLTRTPEAYGRWWHLAGAGTITQREVARQAYALAGRQPKLMVAGKTLLRVLGLFNPLMRELVEMNYLMTEPLVLDDSALTELIGPIARTSYEEGIRHAFDAAREAASANAGANGSAASAV
- a CDS encoding enoyl-CoA hydratase/isomerase family protein; its protein translation is MSISASPDVSDEVATYVANRIGFIELDRPKALNALSTGMIRAMHAALDQWREDPDVLAVVVRSRHPRAFCAGGDIRFLYESAQRGEHDARDTFFIEEYRLNHAIFTFPKPYIALMNGVVMGGGMGISQGAHRTGGLRVVTNSTKMAMPETRIGLFPDVGAGWFLARTPGAIGRYLAVTGETIGAADALYAGLADTYIDDAALPALVDTLRSEPFERGADVVACIEREALAHQVVPQPEASSLAHGRALIDRHFALPDVARILASLQSEREAADWAEQMISVLRERSPLSMAVSLEVVTRAEGSMADVLRGDLDLTRSSFLHGDTIEGIRARIIDKDNAPRWRFARIEDVNAADVEKMFESPWPANEHPLRDLRG
- a CDS encoding DUF1488 family protein; translated protein: MEIRFPADAPAYRDSNLTVVFPALVDGEPVPCAISVEALEDHFGAYSEDLEGWMRAFDAGRPRIEAVAREHLQISNGTPVLLKSGHFPPGNVAG